Genomic DNA from Niallia circulans:
AACAAGCAAAGCGGCTTGTGGCAAAGTGGATGACAGAAGCTGGTCTTGATGTCAAACAGGATGGTGCGGGTAATATTATCGGCAGATTAGCCGGTAAGCAAGCGGATCTGCCAGCAATTCTTTCTGGTTCTCATGTAGATAGTGTGCCAAATGGAGGACATTTTGATGGACCGTTAGGCGTACTTGCCGCACTTGAGGTTGTTGAGAGCTGGAAGGAAACAAACTATCTGCCAGAGCATCCATATGAAGTAGTCATCTTTTCAGATGAAGAGGGTGCACGATTTAATGGCGGTTTGACGGGAAGCAGGGCAATGGCTGGCAGCGTTGATGCCGATAAACAGCTTGGCCTTGTTGATATCGAAGGCGCAAGCTTTCAACAAGTTATCGAGAATATCGGTTTGTCCGTACCTTCCTTCTTTGAGGCTAAAAGAGACTTATCAAAAATTAAAGCATATGTCGAGGTCCATATTGAGCAAGGCAAACGACTGGAAAAAGAAAACCTGCCTGTTGGAATTGTTTCTGGGATTGCTGGTCCGAGCTGGCTGAGAATTACATTGGCTGGTGCTGCAGGACATGCTGGCAATACACCGATGGATGACAGACAGGACGCTTTAGTGGCTGCAGGCGAATTAATTGCCGCAATACCTCATTTGCCGCCAAGTGTAAGCTCCACTGCTGTTGCGACAGTTGGTAAGTTACAAGTACATCCAAACGGTGTCAATGTTATTCCAGGTAAAGTTGAATTGTTTGTCGATATTCGCGACATCTATGAAGACAAGGTTAGTGAGCTCGTTCAGCTCACCATTGATAAGGCCGAGGCGATTTCTGCTAAGTATGGAATTACTTTATCCTATGAACAAACCTTAAAGGTTCCGCCGATGCTTGTCCCAGATGACATGAAGGATTTGCTAACAATGTCATTGGATGAGATGGGCATAAAGCCTCTCTATCTGCCAAGCGGTGCTGGTCATGATGCGATGGTGCTCGGCACTCATATACCTGCTGCGATGATATTTGCCCGCAGCAAAAATGGAATTAGTCATAATCCTGCGGAATGGACATCATTGGATGATTGTGTACAGTCTGTTCACCTACTGAAAAAGATGCTTGAAAAGCTAGATAAAAACTAAAAGGAGTGATGCTAAAATGACAGCAACAACAAACTCGATACAAGCAGTAATCGATGCCGTAAAAGACGAGGTAATTACATATAGACGCTATCTTCATCAACATCCGGAGCTTAGCTTTGAAGAAGAAAAAACATCTCAATATATTTATGATCAGCTACAAGCATTTGGAAATATTGAGCTAACGCGACCAACGAAAACAAGTGTTGTTGGCCGTATTATCGGTGCAGCTCCTGGTAAAGTCGTAGCAATTCGTGCAGATATGGACGCCTTGCCGATTCAGGAAGAAAACGACGTAGACTATGCTTCAACAAACCCTGGTGTGATGCACGCATGCGGTCATGATGGCCATACTGCCATGCTGCTTGGTGCAGCAAAGGTGTTATCTTCTATTAAAGATCAATTACATGGTGAAATTCGCCTCTTATTCCAACATGCTGAGGAATTGTTTCCCGGCGGTGCGGAGGAAATGGTCGAAGCAGGTGTTATGGATGGTGTAGACACAGTTATTGGCGCCCATTTATGGTCACCGCTTGAAATCGGCAAGATTGGCATTGTATATGGACCGATGATGGCTTCACCAGATACTTTCTATCTTACTGTGAACGGCAAAGGCGGTCACGCAGCACTTCCGCATCAAACCGTTGATTCCATTGCGGTTGCCTCACAAGTAGTAACAAACCTGCAGCATATTGTTTCAAGGAACACAGATCCACTCGATAATCTTGTACTGTCTGTCACTAAATTTGTTGGTGGGACAACACATAATGTTATTCCTGGTTCAGTAGAAATTTGCGGGACAGTGCGCAGCTTTGATCCTGATTTGCGCAAGGAAGTGCCAAAGCTGATGGAAAGAGTCATTAAAGGGATAACAGACGCACATGGTGCAACTTATGAATTTAACTATGAGTTCGGCTACAGACCTGTCATTAATGACGCTCGTGTTACAGAAGTACTGGAAGCGACAGTTGCAGAAGTGTACGGAGTGGAAGCAATTGACAAAATGAAGCCGAATATGGGTGGCGAAGATTTTTCTGCCTTCCAGCAAGTAACAGAAGGCTCCTTCTTTTACATCGGTGCTGGCAATCCAGAGAAGAATGCTGACTTCCCTCACCACCATGCGCGGTTTGAGATTGACGAGGAATCGCTTGAAAAGGGAGTTAACCTGTTTGTCTATAGTGCTATGAAATTACTAAAAGCCTAATTAAAGGAGTGAACATCATGATTAAAGTATTAGCGTTGCTTCCGTTTGTTTTCATGCTTGGAGGAGCATTTGTATTTAACCAGGTTACACCATATGTGTTAGGAATGCCGTTTTTGCTGTTTTGGTGTGTGTTATGGACAGTTCTAACATCTGTTATTATGGCAATTATTTATAAAATCGATCCAAAAAACAAAGAAGGTGAAACAGAATGAACGCAGCATTAGTCATCATTTTTGCCACAATGCTATTATCAATCTTTTTAGGAATACGCGCAAAAAAAGGGAAAGACATGGACCTGGAACAATGGTCTGTTGGAGGAAGAGGCTTCGGTTCTGTTCTAGTATTCGTATTGATGGCAGGAGAAATCTATACAACCTTTACCTTCCTTGGCGGAAGCGGCTGGGCATATAGTAAAGGTGGACCAACGTATTATATTATTTCATATGGTGCACTTGCTTATATTATGTCTTACTTTTTGCTTCCAAAAATCTGGCGTTATGCTAAGGATAACAGGCTCGTTTCTCAATCAGACTTTTTCGTCAGCAAATACAAAAGTCCTTATTTAGGAATCCTTGTGTCTCTTGTTGGATTTGTTGCAATGATTCCATACTTTGTTCTTCAATTAAAAGGACTTGGCATCATCGTATCAGAAGCATCTTATGGTCATATTTCACCAACAGTAGCTATCTGGATTGGCATTGTTGTTGTTACCGTTTATGTAATGGTATCAGGGATTCACGGATCTGCCTGGACAGCTGTTGCAAAGGATATCCTTATTCTAGGTGTCGTGCTTTTCTTAGGTATTTATTTGCCACATCATTATTATGGCGGCATTCAGCCTATGTTTGAAGCAATTGATTCTGCGAAGGCAGGTTTTCTTTCCTTGCCAGATTCCGGACAGAGCTCTTCTTGGTTTGTCACAACTGTATTACTAACGGCACTAGGCTTTTATATGTGGCCACATACATTCGGTTCTATTTATTCGTCTCAAGGAGAAAAAGCGTTCCGAAAAAATGCGATTTTCATGCCATTATATCAATTGGTTCTTTTATTCGTCTTTTTCGTTGGATTTGCAGCAATCCTACAAGTTCCAACATTAACTGGAGCAGACACAGACTTAGCATTGCTTCGCTTGTCCATTCAAACATTTGATCCGTGGGTAGTAGGTATTATTGGAGCAGCTGGGATTTTAACAGCGCTTGTTCCTGGTTCCATGATTTTGATGGCAGCAGCAACATTGCTTGCAAAAAACGTCTACAAAGTATTGAAGCCAAGTGCAACAGACAAGCAAGTTACAAATATGGCACGTTATCTAGTTCCAGTTGTTGCATTAATTTCCGTGTTTGTTACGTTTAAGGGCGGCGGAACATTAGTTGCCTTGCTTCTTATGGGCTATAGCTTAGTAACACAGCTGTTCCCAACCCTATTGTTCAGCTTAATGAAAAATAATTTCGTAACTAAAGCAGGTGCATTTGCAGGTATCTCAACAGGTGTAGCAACAGTTGCATTTGTGACGATCTCGGGCTCAACAGTCGGCACCATATTCCCATTCCTGCCACAAGCAATTCAAGATTTCAATGTGGGCATCATTGCTTTAATTATCAATCTTGTAGTACTTACAGTAGTCTCACTGCTAACAAGACCAGTGGAAGTATTGAAAACAAATTCAAAACAAGTATAAAAGTAAGAAGCAGGAGGGCTGTCCTCCTGCTTCTTTTTAGTTTCTCAGCTTTTTTGTAAAGAAAGTCTTAATAGCATTAGGCACAAGGTAATTACATGAGCGGTTTTTTGACATATCATTGCCAGGTTCATCCTATTGAAGGAGGTTTTTAAATCATTAGATAGAAAATAGTTTTTAGAACTTATTCGGATACACCTACTTTAGTGTTTTTCCGATAATTTCTAATCATAGCGTCTTATGCCTTGAGAAATACGGCAAACCTGTTATTATTTCATCACTAATCTATTGCATTATGTAAGTTGCTTTATTCTATTATTAAATAGAAAAAAAGAGGTGATTATCGCCTCTTTTTTCTTGTATTAACGTCCTTGTGGGTATTGCTTATGCCATTCATCCCAGTGACCGTTTGGATGATGATGACCTTTTTTCCAATAATTTTGTTGGAATGTGTTATGGGGGTCCTGCCAGTTTTGGTGTTGATAAGGCTGCTGATAGCCTCCAAATGGATGATTATCATGGTCATGGTAGTTGTGCTGCCAGTTGTCAAAGGACGGCTGCTGGTAGCCTTGCCAGCCTCCGTACGGGTTGAATGGTGGAGATTGTTGCCAATTTCCGTATGGGTTGTAGCTTTGTTGTCCTTGTCCCCATGGCATATACGGTTGGAATGGTCCAAATTGCATGTAACTCACCTCTTAGTCAGACTCTGTATAGAGTATGCGAATGTCTTTTTGATGAGCATATCCATATTTTGACGAAGTCATTTTTTGTCTAGTGTTAATTTTATTATTTTTCCAAAAGTAGAACAATGGTATGATTGCCTTTATAACAAGTGAGTTTGTTTAGGAGAGAGGAGTTATCGTTATGACACAATATGATGCAATAATAGTTGGCGCTGGGTCAATGGGAATGGCAGCAGGCTACTACTTAGCGAAACGAGGGATTAAAACACTACTGATTGATGCCTTTGATCCGCCGCACACAAACGGTAGTCACCATGGAGATACCCGCATAATCAGGCA
This window encodes:
- a CDS encoding Zn-dependent hydrolase, with translation MEALTARKLDELLLSDYDHSHDHGGVSGARLAQRLYELSKIGLTEENGSYRIGFSAEEQQAKRLVAKWMTEAGLDVKQDGAGNIIGRLAGKQADLPAILSGSHVDSVPNGGHFDGPLGVLAALEVVESWKETNYLPEHPYEVVIFSDEEGARFNGGLTGSRAMAGSVDADKQLGLVDIEGASFQQVIENIGLSVPSFFEAKRDLSKIKAYVEVHIEQGKRLEKENLPVGIVSGIAGPSWLRITLAGAAGHAGNTPMDDRQDALVAAGELIAAIPHLPPSVSSTAVATVGKLQVHPNGVNVIPGKVELFVDIRDIYEDKVSELVQLTIDKAEAISAKYGITLSYEQTLKVPPMLVPDDMKDLLTMSLDEMGIKPLYLPSGAGHDAMVLGTHIPAAMIFARSKNGISHNPAEWTSLDDCVQSVHLLKKMLEKLDKN
- a CDS encoding sodium:solute symporter family protein, whose amino-acid sequence is MNAALVIIFATMLLSIFLGIRAKKGKDMDLEQWSVGGRGFGSVLVFVLMAGEIYTTFTFLGGSGWAYSKGGPTYYIISYGALAYIMSYFLLPKIWRYAKDNRLVSQSDFFVSKYKSPYLGILVSLVGFVAMIPYFVLQLKGLGIIVSEASYGHISPTVAIWIGIVVVTVYVMVSGIHGSAWTAVAKDILILGVVLFLGIYLPHHYYGGIQPMFEAIDSAKAGFLSLPDSGQSSSWFVTTVLLTALGFYMWPHTFGSIYSSQGEKAFRKNAIFMPLYQLVLLFVFFVGFAAILQVPTLTGADTDLALLRLSIQTFDPWVVGIIGAAGILTALVPGSMILMAAATLLAKNVYKVLKPSATDKQVTNMARYLVPVVALISVFVTFKGGGTLVALLLMGYSLVTQLFPTLLFSLMKNNFVTKAGAFAGISTGVATVAFVTISGSTVGTIFPFLPQAIQDFNVGIIALIINLVVLTVVSLLTRPVEVLKTNSKQV
- a CDS encoding DUF3311 domain-containing protein — translated: MIKVLALLPFVFMLGGAFVFNQVTPYVLGMPFLLFWCVLWTVLTSVIMAIIYKIDPKNKEGETE
- a CDS encoding M20 family metallopeptidase gives rise to the protein MTATTNSIQAVIDAVKDEVITYRRYLHQHPELSFEEEKTSQYIYDQLQAFGNIELTRPTKTSVVGRIIGAAPGKVVAIRADMDALPIQEENDVDYASTNPGVMHACGHDGHTAMLLGAAKVLSSIKDQLHGEIRLLFQHAEELFPGGAEEMVEAGVMDGVDTVIGAHLWSPLEIGKIGIVYGPMMASPDTFYLTVNGKGGHAALPHQTVDSIAVASQVVTNLQHIVSRNTDPLDNLVLSVTKFVGGTTHNVIPGSVEICGTVRSFDPDLRKEVPKLMERVIKGITDAHGATYEFNYEFGYRPVINDARVTEVLEATVAEVYGVEAIDKMKPNMGGEDFSAFQQVTEGSFFYIGAGNPEKNADFPHHHARFEIDEESLEKGVNLFVYSAMKLLKA